From Symphalangus syndactylus isolate Jambi chromosome 5, NHGRI_mSymSyn1-v2.1_pri, whole genome shotgun sequence:
cactcactttttaaaatttttttcgtCTAACACATAATTTTTCCTTCGATATTGTTCTGCTATTGTTTGAAATTTCCACAGTGATTCTTTGtcctgaaactattttatatccATATTCTTGACACAACCCATTTTCAAGACTCACTGATTTACTCAGCAGGGCTGCTGAATTAACAAGTATATAACTAGGTGAGATAGAGGGTGAAATGTTGTGCTAAGTATCTGCACAGACTTTTTCTTAGAAGAGAAACACTCTTGCTTGATCAACAGCTTGGGGGTAGAATTGTTTTGCATGAGCAAGAAGATACTTTTAATTTTAGCGCTGAAAAGTTTGAAGATTCTGTAGGGCTAGAGGAGAGCCTCAAAATTGGTGTAACACTGGGCATTGCTTGAGTGAGAGGTCCAGCTACAGGGCATATTCCCCAAAGAGACGATGCTGAAGGCCATTGTCTGACAGAGAAATAACATACAACTTAAAATGTTCGTGTTGCCACAGTGTAAACGCCTCAGCACTTCCACTTACTCAAATCTATTTttagccacattttttttttagttaatttttgaagGGAACTGACGAAACGGCTGGATTAACATCCAGCATAACCAACTGCAGAATATGGAAACATGCATAGAAGCAGGAACCCAGATCCAGAGTTAATCTGGAGATGATATGCCGTAGGGGAATCTGCAGAAATCTTGGGAGGGGCTTCAGACTTTCACAGAGAATCAAAAAAGGGATAAtgcaacctaggtgtccatcaatatGAATTGGATAAggacaatgtggtacatatacaccatggaatactacacagcagttaaaaaaaaaaaagaatgaaattgggccaggcgcagtggcttacacctataatcccagcactttgggaggccaaggtgggtggatcacctgaagtcaggagttcaagaccagcctggccaacatggtgaaacccagcctccactaaaaatacaaaaaaaatagctgggcgtggtggcacatgcctgtagtcccagctactcaggaggctaaggcaggagaatggtttgaacccagaagaaggttgcagtgagccgagatcacgccattgcgctccagcctaggtgacagagtgagactccatcgcataaaaaaaaaagaatgaaatgatgtcctttgcagcaatatggatgcagctgtaGGCAATTAATTACCCTAAATGAATTAACAcaggtaaagaaaaacaaataccacaagttctcacctataagtgggagctaaacactgggtaataaacacaaagatagcaacaatagatactggggactATTAGAGGGGGTAGAGAAGGGGAGAcaaaggttgaaaaactaacgGGTACTATGCCcactacctgggtgataggaACAATCATACCCCAGTCGTATCTTGGCTTATTGCTTTTCATTGCTCATTGAATTCCCAGTACATTAAAACATAATATCTAAAAAGAGATAgcagtggggagagggacagagagaaagaggttCCTACTCCTCCTGAGTGTCAACATTCTTATTTTGAATCTTATGCAAAAATACCTAATTCTTCAACCTTTTACATGAGTTGACAGTCTCACCTACAGAGAAAGATGATAAAACTGCAAGAACCTACTGTTCCCATTTCACCTCCTCCTTGCCGTTACTTTTGATATATCCCTATATAAAGCAATGTCATTAACCACAAGGAAGTACAGATAAAAGTACAGTATTGCAAAATTGGCAATACATACAATTGCAGTGATACTTGGAGACTTTCAGATGTCCGGTTTTCTGTTAATTGTCACGTGGAGTAGGTAAGAGGTCTCACCTTTTTTCCTCAGTCTCCAAGACTCTGAGACGTCTTCACTGAACTCCTTGACCAAAATTGTTTCATAAAGTAAGTAATTTCAAGAGACATGGTTTACCTGCGTACACGTTCTACTCTGTCATCTGTTCGAAGATACTTCTTGGCATTTTCTCCTTTGCCAAATGTTACACAGTCTTCTGGATTGGCAAAAACCTATTCCAAATACCAAGAAAAAAAGCTTATTTCAAATACTGGCTGGGAGCAAtagctcgcacctgtaattccagcacttcgtgaggctgaggcaggattgcttgggcccaagaattcaagaacagcctgggcaatatagggagcccctgtatctacaaaaatgtgttttaaacagctgggcatggtggtgggccacatgcctgtggtcctagctactcaggcagttgaggtgggaggatcaccggaacccaagaggttgaggctgcagtgagctgtgattgcaccactacaatCTAGTcttggtgacagagaaagacactgtctcaaaaaaaagaaaacaaacaaaccaacaaataaTGTGGGGATATTCTACCTAGTAAGTTATTTGCATTTTAGTGGAAGAAATATAGACATCCAGGTTGGCCCATTTGGAGCAATAAATCAAACACAAGAGGAGAAGGCATCTATAgttaaaactgaatttttattaaCAATGCAAAGTTGTAAAAAGAGAAGCCTAAATAAGAACTTGAACAAAAACCAGtgaataaaaatagtgaaaaggAAGCAAATATGGGGAAAGTCATAATTCTAAGGCAGTGACTATTACTATGGTTCACTGGTATCTTTTTCACAGTGATGTTGACATACCTTCCCTCAAGTGTATTAACATTTCCAAGTGACTGGCTCATCTGAAAGTAATACGTTTACCTGCCAAAGGTTTTAGAGAACAGGCAAGAAGCATAAAAGAGTAAGGGATGGGAAAGGTGTCTTGTACTTTGTCAGAACGTGtgtacctcttttctttttctaaaccaGATAAAACTTCGGGTTGAAGAATACTGTATAATGAAATTTGAGATGCTGAACTGCATTCCTAGGAATAAGAAGTACACATTCATGTATTGCTTCCTGCAATTATTATGTTCTTTGAAATAGCTTCCCCATCCCTTGAAACTTgaaatctgcatttaaaaaatatttaagcatgtGCCACTATTTAATAATTTATGGCAGAGAAAAACACAAACTGCAAAATTAATCtcatttgttttctagtttttcttaatataatattAACATTACATTAGAGATAAAGACGTTGAAGAGAACTGATGCACAGGGCTGAGATACTGCCCATCAGTTTTCCTCAACATCTTTATCTGGAATAAATATTCCAGATAAAGTTCCTAAGGTCAGGcctgtctgtcttgttcatcGTCGTGCTCCCCTAAATAAGTGCCTAGCACACACTAGATgtacaataaatatatgttgaataaagaaataaatgtattacaATGGAAAGAGCATTAAATTGGGTTTAATGCAATTTCAGTTTGAATCTCAGTTTCACTCTTTATTTGTATGTAACCTTGGGTAAGCTATTGCTAAAGACTGAATGCTTGTGGCCCCCCAAAATTTGTATATTAAAGCCTAATCTTCGATGTGATAGTATCTGGGatatgaggcctttgggaggtaattaggtgaAGGGAGTGGAGTCCTCATGAATTAGATTAaagtctttataagaagaggaaggagagagtttgcttccttctctctctctgtgtgtgctcTGCCaatgtgaggatacaatgagaagatgGCCGTCTGCAAGTCAGGAACTGGGCCCTCACTGAACACCAgatctgctggcatcttgatttTAGACTTACCAGActccagaaccgtgagacaaATGTCTGTTGCTtaggccacccagtctatggcattttgtaaaagcagcccaaatggactcaGACAGCTACTTAACCTCTAAGTTCCCCTTCtatataaaatggaaagatgAATCCTCATTTCACCTGACAATGCTAACAATTGTGTAAAATGACTCCATGACCAAGCACACATAAAAAGCATGTGGCTCCCGGCACTCTCCAAATTTGAATTCCCTTCATCTTTTCTTATAAGACGGTACATTTCCTTGGTGACATTCTGTGtctagaagtcagtgtggccctGGAAGCAGACAGCCACTTTGTTGCCCTGATGCTGCAACACATCAGCGTATGAGAGATGTGCCCTCCATTAAAATGCAAACATCCTTCCattatacctcaaaatagtaggccaggcccacgcctgtaatcccagcactttgggaggccaaggtgggtggatcacctgaggtcaggagtttgagaccagcctggccaacatggcaaaaccccatctctactaaaaacacaaaacttaactgggcttggtggtgtgtgcctataatctcagctactcaggaggctgaggcatgagaagcacttgaacccgggaggcagaggttgcagtgagccgagatcctgccactgcactccagcctgggcaacagagtgagactccgtctcaaaaaaagaaaaaaaagatagtaacAAGGAAACACCTTAGGGAAGACTGTGACCTGTAGATAAAATCAAGGCTCTAGAGGACAAAACTCAGGACAGATCCTAAGAGAGAAACAGATGGTCTCCAGGAAAATGTTGCTGAATGGGCACAGGGACTACACCGGTGAAAGTATTTTAACTTTGTAAAGGGAGCCTTGCTCTACGCGCTTCAAGCACACATAAACCCTGCTTGAATACAGAATATATGCTTCAGAATCTGTCTACCACCTTCCCCACatctgcacttaaaaaaaaaaaaagtcattcttaTAATGCTGGGTAGAAATAGTATCCACTTAAAAAGTCAGAAGTACACAAAATTCAAAACGCTCATATCATATGAGGCTCACTTTGAAAGTAAGAACTTTAATTCTcagcctttttcttcttttcctttcttctttttttttcttaccaaaaTCATACCCTTGACCTGTACTAGAGCTGAAAATACCAGTTAACTGTCTGGAAAATGATTGTTTTCTAAACCCTCATTGACAAAATTAAttccaaaatgaaagaaagtttCCGTGAAAACTGATAATCCAGAATATCTCATCTGCTTAGCAGAATGATAAAAAGGTAAAAGCCATAATGAAAAAACCATTTACTAGTTTCTAGGAGAAAGCAACTCTTCCATAAATACATCAGATCCATCTGTGCCAAACGATTGCATACTTCACTTACAGCATAAAACAGTGTGCTATTGggctttaccaaaaataaaaaaagaaaattaagaaaactgcTCTCCAGAATTCCAACtcttaaaagtaagaaaatattacCTCCAAATTTCTTACCTTTCTTGTCAATCTATAGAATGCAGTTGCAGTACTCATAAGCatcatttttgaaagaataattgTTGCATAGGATGCAAAAGCCATGAATACTTCATCATCCATTACCTGGGTGAGGTCAACCATTTTTTCAATTTTGGTCTGGAAtcttaaaaagatttaaatagaatGAGAAAAAGCAGACATAAATACCCAAAGTAACTGGAAGATCATTTGATGTTCTTATGTTGCAGCATTAACTATACTGTTCTTAAAAATATCTTGGACTATTTGCAGAAGAAATGAtcgtttagtttttaaaatgtcaaagtaAATaggggctgagcgcagtggcttatacctgtaatcccagcactttgggaggccgaggggggtggatcacttgaggtcgggagtttgagaccagcctgcccaacatggtgaaaccccatctctactaaaaatacaaaaattagccggacgcagtggcgtgtgcctgcaattccagctactcgtgagaatgaggcaagagaattgcttaaatccgggaggtggaggttgcaatgagccaagattgcgccactgcactctagcctgggcgacagagagagactctgtctcaaaaaaaaaaaagtatacaatattatattttatctagTTCTATATTATTAAGTTTGAAGACATCAAACAAGTACTACTTGAAAAAAAGGGTGCagtataagcaaaaataaatagcaaaaatgcCCTAAACATAGACTAACATCACATACTTGCACTGAGATTAACTATAAGTAGGTTGAAAGCAAAAGACCAGAGGTCACAGATTGATCTCTTTGGAAACATCAAGCTATGCACCTAGTAGCAGCACTGAACTCAGGAAGGCCTCAGCTCTTACGTATCCTGCTTTGGAGACCCAACTTACAACTCGTTGTCATTTCAATAGTATTCAAAACTGTAGGCTTTAGGACTTGAATTCCAGTCCCACGATTTAGCTGTTAACCTTGCTTGAGGGATTCAGTCTCTGAAACTAAATTTCTTCATTCTTAAAATTGAAACagtaggcctggcgtggtggctcatgcctgcaatcccagcattttgggaggccaaggcgggtggatcatgaggtcaggagatcgagtccatcccggctaacacagtgaaaccccatctctactaaaaatacaaaaaattagccgggcgtggtggcggtcgcctgtagccccagctgctcagaaggctgaagcagaagaatagcatgaactcaggaggcggagcttgcagtgagccgagatcgcaccactgcactctagcctgggtgacagagcgagactctgtctccctccaaaaaaaaaaaattgaaatagtaaTAGCTTCTAACTTAATGGGTTGTTGTCTAATGTAATGGAGATAAAATATGGACTGGCCCAAGAAAAGCCCTCAATAAAGTTTATAATATCCTTATCACGATCGTCATCACGATCACCGTCATCAATTCGAAGACAGGTAAAGAAGGAGAAGCAGGATAATGGAAACATCAAAAAAACAGGCTTGCAAATGCAAGGTAAGGAATTACCATATATGGTACTTTCATGGGTGTAATAGGGAAGGAGAATTAGCTTTACATGATCCTCGAGTCATTTCACATTCCAAAGTTACATTCAACTAAAAGCTGTTGAGTAGAGGAATGTAGCTATCTGTGTCTGGAATTGGAAGTATAATTGGGAATGTGCTGAAGAGGAAAGCCAAGACACTGGTGATACTGAAGTCAAAACAGGTAGGAATTTAGGGTAAAgcttaaaatgtaaatttccaGTCCTCTGCCATTATTCTTTGTAACCTCCTCTTGTTCTTTCATCAGCCCTGCTATCTACTTCTCTCTCTTCCACAGAAACACACATCTTTTCTCAGACCCAAGCTTAGACGCTATTTCCTGCTTGGCATGCAGTACTATCTCTTCTAGATGATGTCCATTCCTGCCTTTAAAGCTTAACCCCTGCATGTGTCCTTATTAGCCTGACATCTATCAGATGCAATCTTTCTATCCATCTTACCAGTAatctatacatttatatgtatcaTTATTGGTCACATAGCCATCTTTGTGTTGCTGGTGAATGTGATTAAAAtccacatacatatttatttagctTTATTAGAGTTTGCTATCTGTTCAACTATACTATGTACATTATGTACACTACTTTCATCACCTTTGTTAATCTATTACAATTGTCATAACTATacccatttcacaaaagaagaaaaagggaattACAGTTGTTAAGCTGCCAAGTGGGACACGAACACTCCATACAGTTACTACACTGTACTCTCTCTTTGAAGAAACTTGATTAATTCTGCTCTCAACTCTTTAATTCTGCTTAATTCTAATTCAATCGACATTAAGTGAATGCCTACTCTGTGGCTGGCACAAGTAGACACCCCTTATATCtgtcatcttctttctttttccagttaTGTGGTGAGGGATTATCATTCCCACTTTGCAGATAAAGAAATCAAAGCTACCTAAGtaactcctatttttttttttgttttcttttctttttttgagatggagtctcgctctgtcacccaggctggagtgcagtggtgcaatcttggctcactgcaacctctgcctcctgggttcaagccattctcctgcctcagcctctcgagtagctgggattacaggtgcccgccaccacacctggctaatttttgtatttttagtagagacggggtttcaccatatttgtcaggctggacttgaactcgtgacctcaggtgatccacccacctcagcctcccaaactgctaggattacaggcgtgagccaccatgcctggcccccgtatttttgttttcttagactAAAAATATACAGCTTGGATTTAGGCAAACAGAAACCACATGcgcaaggtttttaaaaaatcccctaGACAGCAAATTAATCAGCCTCCACAAGTCTCTAGTCTTGAAAGCACAGTATGTTAGATTAGCTCTCAGTGCAAGATAATATTTTCAGTAACATTTAATGTGTCTGCTTTTGTTCTAGTATTGAAGGGGTGAAAGTCATGAATAAACTGCACTATCCTTCAGAGTGTTAGTAAAGTAATTAGCTTTACTAACAGATCCTTTACTAAAGGATCCCTAAGTCCCAGGCCTCTGTACAGAGATCTGAAGAAATACAGCAAGCAtgtgaagttttttaaaattaaggtaagtTTATCAAATAGAAAGTTGTTacttaacaataattttaaaactaaaacattCTCTATAGGCCTCTACTAATGTTCCCagaatgaaatttatttattgatgGAACAAAAATCCagagaacttttttttccccccctcaGTGAAAATCAGCATTGGAAGAGTAGAGAAAAATATGGCAGCCTCCCAGGACTGTTGGTAGGAAAGTACACAAAGAAGTCAGTGGCTGGGAAAAAGGGCAATGGGaggccttttctttaaaaatgaacaacaCACAGCGCACTTCACACAGAGTTTCTCAATCACGAAGAATGTGGCTTAACTCCTCAAGTCTGTGGGTTTGGGAGACAAGCCTCTGACACACACCTGATGAGTCAATGAACCATCCCTCCAGGGTAACATCTTCCACTTCACAGGTACCCAAGAGCCAGGTAACGAGCAGTTAAGGTAAGAACATTAACAAATAGTAGTTGTTTATAGCATGGATTAAGGCAGTGCTGGTGtaaaccttttttttcccccaaagctgATTTATCAATAAATTGCCATGAGTTTGTTGCACAAAACTGGAGCCGTTATCATGGTTGGCTCTGCAGTCAAAACAAAATTACTGAAAGCCTTTTACCAGGAAAGGTTGTCAGGAGGGAGAAAAGTGGTcctgtataataataaataacaggaTGAAATGTTAAGTGGTTTGAGGATTCaaggaatgaaggagaaataatctAAGAAAAGTAAGCAGGGAAAAATACTAATTTGGTTAtgaattatagaaaatatttacaatgatGAATCATGTTCACACAGTGGTTTGTTTGCTCATTATATTCTCCACTCATTGGCCAGCATGGTAATAAATATCTCGACCTCTTTTGCCAGAGACCAGAGCTCTGTCCCCTAATGTGGAGGTGACTTCTTCATAAGAGGACATGGGGTAGAGTATCAAGTATTCAAAACTCTGGAACTAGATTGGCATTTGGGTGGATCTCGACCCTGCCACTTAGTAACTgtgacttaacttctctgggaCCTCTTCACCTTACCTGTAAAAGGAGTTGAATAAGAACTCCTATTTCACCGGATTCTTGTGAGCCTTGACTGAGTAAAGTTAGAAAagcggggccgggcgcggtggctcaggccggcaatcccagcacttccggaggccgaggcgggcggatcacgaggtcagaagatcgagaccatcctggctaacacagagagactccgtctctactaaaattacaagaaattagccgggcatggtggcgggccgcctgtagtcccagatactcgggaggctgaggcaggacaatggcgtgaacccgggaggtggagcttgcagtgagccgagatcgcaccactgcactccagcctgggagacagagcgagactccgtctcaaaaaaaaaaaaaaaaaaaaagctctgggaCCTGTTAAATGCTGTGTGTTTGGCAAATAAAAAAGCTCCGACTTTGGCgctgttctaggcactgaggattttagaattttcaaaaaGCTTTTGCATATTTTATCTTGCTTGACCTGAAAAACCCTGAGGTAgagcaaataatatttttttctacctttagtatataaggaaattgaggcccagaaagaTAGTGAGTAATATGACCCAAATTCACAGTGGAGAGACCAAGACTGCAACTTAGTTTTCTCAACTGTTTACCTCTGGGCTACCCACCATCAAGCCTAAGAATTCTCAACACCTCTGGTCTTCTGGAGGCCTTTCCTTGTCAAATCTCATTCCTGTTTTCTACCCTTCCCCCAAACCCCCATACTATCTATCAGAGAAGAATCTTCACTTCTCAGTTGAGGGACTCCCTTTCCCTTTATAGGCTTTTGGCCAAAATGAGCAAAGTTCTCTTCTCAGGATAAGGTGGCCGGCCTTTCTACATCAATATTGTGAAACACATGAATAATCTAGGCACACATCCCAGGGCCATGACTCTGCAATTTTGTACCTTCTAAAACTAACAAACACTACGcatgagataaagaaaaaagataattcgGTGGCCATGTTGCGGATACATTAATCTGGAACTCTAGGTGAATTCTAGCATTTCCTGAAGGCATTATGGTGGCTGCACACTCAGCCCACTATGTGGTCTCATGCAAAGTGGGGTTCAGAGCCCAGAGGCTGCAGGTGAAATGCTGGTGCCTCTCGGGAGAGTGGTGGGGTAAGGCCTTTCTCTGTGCTGACCTCCTCATCCAGTCTCAGGGATTCATACACACCACTCTAAAACAAACCCGTAGAAAAATTTTACTTGTCTGCCACAGAGGGTAATATCCAAATTTGGActgatttgccttttttttttttttaattaccaaagATAATCGCACACATAGCCCTCCTATTTTGGAAACAGCAGAGGACAACAAAGTCCAGTACAATCCTAAGGCCAAGAAGAGCATATGCAAAAGGTAGGTGTAGGCTAGGACTCACAGCAGGCTGGGACCCCAGGAAAACTGGGCTTTAAGGATTGCTCACTGGAGGCCTGGGTGCCATACAGCAATGCTTGCTGGGCACCCACTCAGCACTCACTGGGAAATAAATTAGGGAGAAGAAACAGGGGAATATAAATAGGGAGAATAAATGTGGAGCCCAGACTGCCACATTTCAAGAGAAGCAGAGAGACTAGAAGATTTACACGCACTCCTCTCTCCTCTGTCCCAGGCCAGCTAGAGCAATATAGGAGACCTTAATTCCCGAAAAAAGAGttcccttctccttttctccttccacaTGGCTTCCTCCTCCAGACTGGGGAAGTGGGGCACAAGTGAGAACCCTCCCAAGGGGTTCACCCGTAGCTCTCTTGTCACTGGCTATGATATCACACAAAAATATTATCATCTAACCCACATCCTCTTGTTTCGATAGCTAgcattattagtagtagtagtatttactattattttaaaacttgctgATGTTTCTCCTATCAAAGTGAACTCAGAAGAGCAAATCCTGCCTTACAGTAGGCATAAAGGCCACTATGCCCATGAGACCTGAGACACCGCAGGCTTTTGCACTCTTGGGGAGAACAGCAGTCATTCAAACTACAGGCACTTCCTCCATTACTACAACTTGCACGtgccttttcctccttccccagaGTTCAAGGGACCCTTTCAAAGAGGAGGCTACTTTGGCTTGAAAAGGAAAAGTTTGGAAATCATCACTCAAGCATGAAAAGACTTACTCTCTCGTTTCATTCTTGGAGTTTGAGAAATGGGAAAACTTACCCACGCGGGGACAGAAATACAATTCTCTTTCAAAAGCAATCGATTGAAAAGCCAACGTTTAGCTTCTAAGTGGAGCCAAGGACTTCCAGCTGGCAGAGACTCCCCCTAAGTCTTCCATCTGCCACCCACCCTGGCCCTCCCTGCCCGCCACCCTCTGCATGCcgtccccttctcccctcccagtACGCACGGTGAGgccgaggaggaggaagaagcaaGCCTGTCCCGCCGCTGGGTCGCGCGCACTGCTGGGACTGTGGCCGCGCGGGCCGGACGCAGGCGCCGCCCCTCTCTAGTTAATCTCCTACTAATTAGCCATCCCACGTTTAAAGCCCGACCCCAACCTCGCCAAACCCCTCCTCTAAATCACCTGATTTACCCGCCCAGAGTAACCATAGCCTGCTGATTCCCTTTGAGCCCTTCTATTTGGCGCCCTTAGAAGCTCTGGTTTCTGAAATGCCAACTCCCCTAATCAGTGGGAAGGGGGACATTAGCCATTGTCTAGGAACTCTGAATCCTCGAACATTTCAGGAttgggagaggggaaggaaggggaaggcgGTTAACTTTTAGTTACCTGAAAACGATGAAAAAGATCACGCAAAGCTTtggaagttgtttttaaaaacttcgTAGAAAGTTAAAATCTCCAGGGTAAAACTAATTAGCAGGCATTGACAAAATTACCTTCCCTTAGACTTCACCTCCCCTGCGCTGGTGGCAAGGCCTCCTTAAAAGGCTGACAATGACAGAATGTAACCCTCAGTAAAGATTACTTACGGTGTTCCAAATTCATGATACCAGACAATTTGCTTTGTCACCATGTCCCCTCCTGTTCAGGGTCCAGAATGAAATTGG
This genomic window contains:
- the MGST1 gene encoding microsomal glutathione S-transferase 1 isoform X9; this translates as MVDLTQVMDDEVFMAFASYATIILSKMMLMSTATAFYRLTRKVFANPEDCVTFGKGENAKKYLRTDDRVERVRSNCKDVTISMFEWQGQNGATNEVKSMLSRVQQS
- the MGST1 gene encoding microsomal glutathione S-transferase 1 isoform X5 translates to MVDLTQVMDDEVFMAFASYATIILSKMMLMSTATAFYRLTRKVFANPEDCVTFGKGENAKKYLRTDDRVERVRRSQEILGPERQIQKNLHINETGVEMRMAGNAWKQTCNCPMAWLSESQRIKQTLSIYLASST
- the MGST1 gene encoding microsomal glutathione S-transferase 1 isoform X10, whose protein sequence is MVDLTQVMDDEVFMAFASYATIILSKMMLMSTATAFYRLTRKVFANPEDCVTFGKGENAKKYLRTDDRVERVRRGITNWGKPILNISIANILYSCFTFGLEI
- the MGST1 gene encoding microsomal glutathione S-transferase 1 isoform X12, yielding MVDLTQVMDDEVFMAFASYATIILSKMMLMSTATAFYRLTRKVFANPEDCVTFGKGENAKKYLRTDDRVERVRSYLFPQSPPE
- the MGST1 gene encoding microsomal glutathione S-transferase 1 isoform X11, which encodes MVDLTQVMDDEVFMAFASYATIILSKMMLMSTATAFYRLTRKVFANPEDCVTFGKGENAKKYLRTDDRVERVRRIKQTLSIYLASST